The following DNA comes from Verrucomicrobiia bacterium.
ATCATGCAGAAGGTGATGATGTCGATGTCGCAGAAGCGGGCGAGGTGGTGGAGGATGTTGAGGAGTTTGTGCTTGGCGGAGTCGTCGAGGAGAGGGAGGCGGCCGGCGACGCGGGACATGCAGTGATAGACCGCCGGGAGGGAGGGATCGGCTTTGATGCGAGGGGTTCTCATGGGGTGGGGAGGGGATGATTGCCGATTTGGTAGCGTGAGCATTCCCACTGGAGAGTCAATTTAAAAAGCCTGACTTATTAACTAAAGTCTAAAGTCCCGTTTACAAAGCCTGACCCATTAAAAGGAAGTTAGTTTAAACAGCCTGACCCATTGACTAGATCGGTTTGGTTTTGTGGCCAGGGTAGGTCTTGCCGCGGATGGATGAGTCCGTAGGCTGGCGAGTGTGAAGGACGGGTACATTGCGGCGAAGGAGCGATGGGCGCGAAAGGTGGCGGGAAGGCAGGGGTCCGTGGAGGGGTCCGTGGTGCGGTCGGAGGATCGGTTGCCGCCGGGACAGCATCTGGTGACGGATTTCCCAGTTCTGGATCTGGGAATTCTGCCGGAGGTGCGGCTATCGAACTGGTCGTTGCGAATCCATGGGCGGGTGGAGCGGCCGGTAACGCTCGACTGGGAGGGTTTTCTGGCGGTGGGTTCGGTGCGGGACGTAAGCGATTTCCACTGTGTCACCACCTGGAGTCAATATGACATGGTATGGGACGGGGTGCCGTTTGTGGGGCTGGCCGAACTGGCCGGGCCGAAGGAGGATGCGAGTCACGTACTGTTTCGGGCTCACGATGGGTACACCACCTGCCTTGGGTTGGAGGCCTTGATGGACGAGGACGTCCTGGTGGCGCACGCTTGGGAAGGACGTCCGCTGACACGGGAGCACGGCGGGCCAGCCCGGGTGATCGTACCCAAGCGTTACGCATGGAAGGGGGCGAAGTGGGTCAAGGAGATGATCTTTCTGGACCGCGAAATCCCGGGCTTTTGGGAGCTGCGAGGTTATTCGAGTTCGGCCGATCCGTGGCGGGCGGAGCGGTTTTCAGGCGGGTGACGGGGCGTAGGCTGCCTTAGCCGTAGCCATGCAACAAGGTTGGGCGCGCTGGCTTGATCTTTTCGGGCAAGAGCTTCGTGGTTCGCTCGTTCCGTATCTGCGTTCCGATACGCGCCTCGCTCGCTCCTGGTCCTGCCCGAAAATCTGCGGCGCCATCGCTTTCCTCCTTGCTGCATGGATACGGCTTAGGCCGCCCGCACGCGGTCACCGGGTCGGGTGGAGACGGGAGTGGGATCCTGGTTCAGTTCAGGCGGAGCGAAACTTCGGTGAGAAGGCCTTCGTACTGGCGGACGCGGCGGCGGGCGAGGGACTGTTCGTCCTGGTACGCGCTGTCGGGGTCGCGTACGAGGAAGGAGAGGCAGCGGACGAAGGTCAGGGAAGGGCCGAGCTCGATGAATTCGACTCGGAGACGGACCCGGAGGTCGTCGCCCTGCCAGTTGCCATAGGCGCGGCGTTCAGCCCGGGAGGCGGGGCGTTCGAAAACCAGTTGATCAGGACGACGCAGACTAAGGGCGAGGCCGGCGTCGGTGAAGACGGATTCGACCGTCTGCCGGACGGCGGCCGGGGATTGGTTGCGGATTTCGATGGCTGCCAAGGCGCCCTTGGCAAGGTCGAGGTTGACATCGGAAACCGGGGGGGCGGTGAGAGGCGGGAGGCCGGGCGAGGAGGAGGATGGGGTGCAGCCCAGAAGGAGGGAGGCAATGAGCGACGGGAAGAGGGCCGCGAGTCCGCGTGACCAGGGAGAGGGAGGCGATGGGTGGCGATCCGAGACCTGGGGATCGGTACGAATCGAAGGGCGGCTCACGACGAGCGGGGACGGAGTTGCACGACCTTCAGATCGGAGCCCTCGACCTCGATGCTGTGGGTCTCGATGTCTGGATCGGACTTGAGGGCGCGGTGGACGATGCGGCGATCGAAGGCGCTCATGGGTTCGAGTTCGATGACGTCGCCCCAGCGACGCGCCTTTTCGGCGGCCCCGAGGGCCTTCTGGATGAGTTCGTCGCGGGCCGCGGCGCGGTAACCGCCGACGTCGAGCGTGATCTTCTGGGCGTGATCGTCCTCTTTGTAGAGGAGGCGGTTTAGGACGAACTGGAGGGCGGCGAGGGTCTGACCCTTGCGGCCGATGAGCCGGCCGGGGTCGTCGGTGACGATGTTGAGCATGGCGTTGCCCTCGAACTCCCCTTCCTCGATGGCGGCTTCGAAGCCGAGGGTGCGGAGTAGTTCGGCCAGCCTGGCCTTGGGATCGGGGATCATATTGGGGTTCAGGGGTTGGGCCGGCGACCGGGCGGGCGTTGGGGGGCGGTGGGGAGAGTTGGGAGTGTGGGGGATTTCCCGTCGCGGGCCCGGGTGAGTTTCATCTGCAGGATGGAGAGCAGATTGGACACGGTCCAGTAGAGCGTCAACCCGGCGGAGAAGTTGTAGAGGAAGACCATGAACATGAGCGGCATGTATTTCAGGATCTTCTGTTGAGTGGCGTCCATGCTGGGCGACATCGGCGTGATGCGGGCCTGCCAGAGCATGGTGGCGCCCATGAGGAGGGGGAGGGGGTTGATGGGGAAGCGGAGTCCGGGGAGGATGGCGATGGTATCGGGCTGGGAGAGGTCGCAGGCCCAGAGGAAGGTGGCACCCCGGAGTTCGATGGCCGTTTGCAGCATCGCGTAGAAGCCGAGGAGGATGGGGAACTGGATCAGGATGGGGAGGCAGCCGGAGGCGGGATTGATCTTATGCTCGCGCCAGAGCTCGAGCATCTTCTGGTTCATCTTCTGGGGGTTGTCCTTGTATTTCTCCTGGAGTTCCTTGATCTGGGGCTGGAGGGCGGCCATGCGCTTGGAGGTGCGGGCGGAGGCCGCCATGAGGGGCCAGAAGAGGAGGCGTACGAGGACGGTAATGCCGATGATGGCGAAGGCGTAGGAGAGGCCGAGGGCATGGAGCCCGTTCATGGCGAGGAGGAGGGCACGGGCGAAGAAGCCGCTGAAGCGGCCGCCGAAGTAGTTGTCGAAGCCCATGACCACATCGGCGTTATTGCCGAGGCTGGAGAGGGTTCGATAGTCCTTGGGGCCGACGTAGAGGGCGAATTCGCGGACGCGTTCCTGGCCCGGGGGGAGTTGCTCGCCGCGGTAGAGGAGGGCGGCCTGATAGCCTGGGAGTGGGGCGCGGGTGGGGACGCCGTTGGTCACGGGCAGATCCACATGGCGGGCGAAGACGCGGGCCGAGCGGTCGGCTGGCAGTACGACGGTGGCAAAGAACTGGTTGTGGACGGCGGCCCACACCGTGTTGGTGCGCTGGCCGAGGTATTCGGAGCGGGGAGTACCCGGGAAGCAGCCGAGGGTTCGGTTGGCGAACCAGCTTTCACCGATGTGTTCGTTCGACTCCCCGTCGTTCTCGAAGAGCCCGAGATACATGACGTTTTCATCGGGGTGAAGGGGTCCGGCGGTGCCGAAGACCCATTCCTGGGTGGGAACGTCGCGGGTTTGGGCAGACCAGTTTTGGAGGCGGGTGGTGACATTCAGGACGTGGTTGGTGCCGAGGCGGAACTCCTTGATCACGCGGAGGTCGCCGCCGAGATCACGACGGGCCACCACCACATCATTACTGCGGATGAGGTCGTAGGCGGGCTGGGTGCCTGGGGGGTCGACTCCGAGGAGGGCGAACATCGGCGTGGAGGCCCATCGATTCATGCGAGCGGAACCGACGGGGACGTTTCGATTGCGTTCGCGGCAGACGATGGCGTCCTCGAAGTGCTTGAGTTCGACCTCCTTCAGGCCGCCGCCATCGGAGGTAAACACGTAGCGGGCCTCATCGTTTTCGAGGACGATTTCGGTGACCGGGCCGATGGAGCGTCGGAATCCCGTGTCGGCGTAACCTGGCCGTAGGGGCGAGGCGGGTTGGAGGGTGGACGGGGCAACGAGGTCGCCGGACGGGGCAAGGTGACCGTCGAGGGCAGGGGTGGTCGATCCGGGCTGGGTGGGGGTGATGACCGGCCGTGGCGGATAGATCCGGTACATCAGCGGGTACCAGAGCACCAGCAGCAGACAGGTAGCGGTCAGCAGCAGGAGGGAGCGTCGATCCATGCCTTGGGGAAGAGAGAGCGTTTAGGGACTGGCGGTCGGGGAGGGAGCGTTCCCGAGCGGGGGAAGGGAAGGGGGTGGAGGGACGGGGTCCCATCCGGAGGTGCCCCAAGGGTGGCAGCGGAGGAGGCGTCGGGCGGCGAGGGTGCCGCCTCGGAGGACGCCGTGGCGAAGGACCGCTTCCTCCGCGTAGGCTGAGCAGGAGGGGACATGGCGGCATTGGGCGGCCGGTCCGAAGAGGAGCCCCTTGAGCGGCGAGAGGATCCAACGGTAGCCGCGCAGGAGCACGGCGATCAGGGAGCGCACGGCGGAAGGGGCGGTTGAGTCGGTTGAGATTCCACCCAGACGGCGGAATGGCGGAGGCATCGGCGGAGGTCTCTGACGACGGTGGTCAGGGATTTGCCGGCGATGGAGGGTCGGGCGACGAGGACGAGGATGAGGCCTTGCCGAAGGTGGTGTTGCTGGAGACGAAAAGCCTCCCGCAGGAGACGGCGGGCGCGGCTTCGCTGGACGGCGCCGCCGATTCGCCGGCTCGTCACCACACCGAGGGTGGAGGGTTCGCAAGCGGGTTGTTGCAGCCAGTTGGCAATGAGGCAGCCGCAGGTCCGCCGTTCTCCGCGAGACCGGACGCGATGAAAAGCGCCCGAGCCATGGAGGCGCCGACGGGACGGCAGGCCGAAGCGGGGCGACGCGGTCACAAGTTCCGGGAGGCGCGCCTTAGACGGCGGTCAACCGCTGGCGCCCTTTTTGCCGCCGGCGGCGGATCACGGTGCGCCCGCTCTTGGTGGACATGCGGGCGCGGAAGCCCAACTGCCGCTTGCGGCGGATTTTGGAAGGTTGGTACTGGCGTTTCATGATGTGAAATCGGGATACGGTGGTCCCTCGATCCCCGGACGGTGTGACCCCCGTGGGAAGGAACCGACCGGCCATCGGCCGGGCGGCATCGAGCCGGCGACGCTATCAATGGAAGGGGGGGTGTCAAGAAGCCGCTCGCAGCGAGAACGGGCGGCGGTGCATCCCGGAGTTGTGGGTGAGGAGGCACAGCGAACCGGAGGGACGAGTTCTGCGAGTCCTCAACCCAACGCTTCACACCATTGCGGCCTCGTGGAACCCGGCCCTCCGAAGCGCCGCTTGGCGGAGTCCGCACCTCTCCCCACCACTCCGGGATGCGCGGAACGGGCGGGACAGCACCTCCGACCGGCTCCGGCTTTCGATGGATTTCGACGGGGTCGGCAGATTGGGGAGGGATGTTTCGCCGGCGGGATGGGCCGGGCGTGGGGGGAGGGTCAATGCTCGACCATTCGATAGAATTGCAGGGAGCCGCCCCGTTGGTCGAGGTGATCGAAGAAGCCGTCTGCGGGCATGGTGTTGGTCTTGATCGGGGTCCAGGCGACGAAATCGGGGCTGGCCTCCAGGCGGTACAGGGTCTGGGGGTTGCCGAGGCAGCGGACGAGGAACTCGCCTGGACGCAGCAATCCCAAGGCTTGAAGGCGGGGCGGAGTGGCTGGGGTGTCCGATTCGGCGACGACGCGATAGTTGTCGAAGACCATGTAGTTGTCGCCGGGCTTGCCCGGAGTGCGGATCACCCATTCCGCATCGATGTCGCCGAGGGTCAGGACCCGGTTCCGGGTGGTGATTGCGGCGTTGGCCACGAGGGGGGTGCCGTCGAGGGTGGCGGACCAGCGGTTGCGAGCGAGGTCGAGTGTGACGGAGAGGGAGTACGGGATGGAGTTGGTGAAGGAGCGACCGGTGGGAACGAAGCCGGTGTCGTCATCGAGGTAGTAGTGAATCGCCAGGGAATCGTTGTCGAAGTCGAGCCCGAAGAGGCGGAACTCCTCGTGATTATAGACCGTCCAGCGGAAGTCGTCGCGGTTGGTGGTGGTGACCGAGTCCTCGATGGACATCAGGACGGTGAACCGGACGAGGGTTGGATCGGAGGAGCCGGGCTGGTACCCGATGGGTCGCCAGACGCTGACGGCGGTTTCGTTGGTGGGAGGGGCTTCGAAGCCGAGGAAGGCGTGCTGGCCTTCGCCGGGGAAGAAGTCGGAGACGAGGCCGTTTCCTCCGGTTCCCACGCCAACCCAGCCGCCCTGGCCGACCAGGGTGAGTGAATTGTTGAAACCTTCGGAGGTCTCGAACCGGGTTTCGTAGAGGATACGGCTGGCACCCCAGGCCGCCCCGGCGAGAGTGAGAATGACGGCTGCAATGACGGGCAGGGCGAGGAGTGGGCGGGAAGAACCCGGGAGGGCACTCACGAGGGGAAGGTGGGTTCGAGTTGTGGAGATTCGACCGGGGCGTTTCCGTCGCGCTTAGTTGCGTGAGGGGCGCGCAGGAGCCGCGGAAGGCGCCGCCACCGGGTTTCGCGACGGAGCGGGCGAGGCCGACACGGAACGGGCCGGGGCGGGCGACGAAACGACCGGGCGTGGGGCGGCGAAGGATGGTGACGGAGCGGAGACGACCGGGCGGGCGGCAGGTGCGGATGGACGCGGGACTGAGATGCTGGACCTTGGCGTCGGAGCCGAAGGGACCACCCTTGGCGGTTGAGGGACAGTGGCAGGCGCGGAAGGAACGGTGACCGGCTGGCGCACTGCGGACGGTGGGGTCGCGGGAGGCGTGGGGAAGACTGACGGTTGGCGCGGCGTTGGGGTGAACGTGCGGCCTGAGGGTGCTGCGGGAGCGGGCAGTGTTTGCACCGGGCGCGGAACGGAGTGCTGGGGAGCGGGGGGGTGGACCTGAGTCGGCGTACCCATGGAAGGTGAGGGGCGGGTCGATGGGGTGACGGGCTTGGGCGGGCTAACCGGTTGAGGCGCAGCGGGCTGGAGGTGGGAAGGAAGATTGCGAGAGGGATCTCCCAAGGGGACAGGGGTGGTTTGCCGCGAGGGTCCCATCACGGCCACCGGGTCCTGCTGAGAGGTGGGAGCCGGGCGGTTGGGAACTGTGGAGGGGCGGGTGGTGGTGATCGGGGCGCGAGGATTGGGGGCCCCTGACGTCGGCGAGCCCAGTACCTGGCGTTGGGGGATGGAGCCTGCGGGTGTCGGGGACGATGAGGTGGGGGCGGGGCGGCCGGGGGTGGCGACTGGGCGGGTGGCGACGGGTGTCGCGGTGATCTGCGGGGTGCGAGGCGAGCCGGACGCGAAGGAGGCCCCGGATCGGGCGGGGGAACTGAGGGTCGGGCGAACCTCGGCAGCGAGGGTGGCGGGCCGGCCTTCCCCCCGATCGACAGGGGCTGGTTTGTAGATCACCGGGGACTCTCCGGAGCGGTCGAGGCGATCAACGCGCAGGGGTCTGGAGGCTTCGCGGGGCAGGGTTTCGACGCGGGCTTTGGGCACATCAGGGACCACGGAGGCGATTTTGGAGTAGCCGACGCCCTGGTTCACGATGGTGTTATTGTTGCCGACGATGACGTTGTTGATCACCGTGGAGTTCTCATAGACGGTGGTGACCTGGGTGGCTGGGACGGCGTGGTGGCCCACGTTGCGGTAGCAGAAGCGGCTGGTGGGCACGAAGGTGTAGTGCGAGTACGCAAGGCCGAATCCGAAGCCGACGCTGATGCGGCTGCCGTGCCAGGTGAGCCCGACACCGGAACTCCAGCCGCAGGCGGGAGGGAGGGGGGCCCAGCCGACATGCCCGCTGGAATAGCGCCATGTCACCCAACTCGGGCCCCAGACGGTTCCGGGCACCCAGCACCATCCCAGTCCGGGTTGGGAGTACCACCGGCCGTAATGGAACGGCGCCCAACCCCATGAATAATCCGAAGCCCAGTACCAGCCGTAATCGGTCCAGATCCAGCGTCCGCCGTGGCGATAGGGGACCCAGACCGGGTTGACGACCACGACGCTCGGCTGCCAGACCCAGCCATGGGAGGGGACCTGGTACCAGGTTCCGTAGGGAGCGAGCTGCGAGTAGAACTGCTGGACGGGTTCCGGAGCTTCGGGGGGTGGTTGCACTGCAGCGACGGGAACCGGTTCGCCGGCTGGGGCCGGTGGGTACTCCGGGCCTGGATCGTGCGGCATACCGCCATTGGCGGCCGCTTGCTGGGCGGTATTGAACGCCTCTTTGAGGTGTTCGACCGCGGAGACGAGGTTGGTTTGGAGCGAGGCGGCCTCGACCGCGGCGGCCCGCAATTCCCCACCGCGGCGCATCATTGCGGCAATGACGCCATCCGGGATGCCGATGTCCCGGAGGTACTTGATCTCCTCGAGACTGAGGTCGTAGGGGGTGCTGGCGGTGGCGACGTAGGCGCGGACAATCTCCTCGCCGGCGCCGGATTCGAACAGGTCCACCACCTCCGAGAGTTCCGGCGGGAGAGGGGGGCGAACGACTTCCGAGCGGGCGATGGGAAGTGGGTCGGGATCGACCGAAGACGCCATGGCGGTCTCGGGAGCCTGGGCATCGCCCTGAGCCCCCTCCATCGGGGCGACGGAACGGGCGCCGCACCCGCTGGTGAAGATGCAGAGCGCAATTGCCGCGAACCACGCGGCGGCATCGGGTCGAACAATATTCATAGCTCTCCCTACGGTTGTAGTCGGTTTCCCGGGCGAGGCAATACGCAATCGGAATCGCGGATGGGCACCCAGGGGGGCACGCTGGAGCAGTGGACTCGGGGATCCGCGGGGGTATTCAGGGACGGGGGGCTGTCGGGATGGAGTTCAAGTTGACCTTGGGAGGTGGCGGCCCCTAGAACGGCCGGCAGCGCACTGGCACGAACATGGGCACGAACATGGGCACGAACATGGGCATTGAGACTGCGACGGGAAGGCCGTTGGAAGGCCGCGTGTGGCTGATTGCCGGGACGACCGGGATTGCCGCCGCCACCGCCGAGCGGGCGGCGGCGGAGGGAGCGTCGATTTGCCTGGTGGGTCGAAATCCGGTTCATGGGGAGACTCTGAAGCACAGGGTACGTGCGCAGGGCGTTTCGTGCGAGTGGGTTTTGGCGGATCTGACCGAGGATGATGCGGGTGACCGGATCGTGGGGGCATGCACGGGGCATTTCGGGCGGATTGATGCGGCGTTCAATGCGGCGGGGATCAGCGGGAGGCGTTATGGAGACGGTCCGGCGCATGCCTGCACGGCGGAGGGATGGGATGCGGTGATGAACACCAATGCCCGGGGTTTGTTCCTGCTGTGCGGGGCGCTGACAAGGCAGATGCTCCGCCAGCCGATGGGGGCGGACGGGTTGAGGGGGAGCATCCTGAACATGGCGAGCGTGTTGGGTTGGTCGCCTTCTCCCAGACATTTTGGCACGCACGCCTATGCGGCGAGCAAGGCGGCGATTCTGGGGTTCAGCCGGGCGATGGCGGCGCAATACGCGTCGGACCGGATCCGGGTGAACGCGATCGCTCCGGCGCTGGTGCGGACGCCGATGAGCGCCCGGGCGCAGCA
Coding sequences within:
- a CDS encoding sulfite oxidase-like oxidoreductase, with the translated sequence MKDGYIAAKERWARKVAGRQGSVEGSVVRSEDRLPPGQHLVTDFPVLDLGILPEVRLSNWSLRIHGRVERPVTLDWEGFLAVGSVRDVSDFHCVTTWSQYDMVWDGVPFVGLAELAGPKEDASHVLFRAHDGYTTCLGLEALMDEDVLVAHAWEGRPLTREHGGPARVIVPKRYAWKGAKWVKEMIFLDREIPGFWELRGYSSSADPWRAERFSGG
- a CDS encoding KH domain-containing protein, whose amino-acid sequence is MIPDPKARLAELLRTLGFEAAIEEGEFEGNAMLNIVTDDPGRLIGRKGQTLAALQFVLNRLLYKEDDHAQKITLDVGGYRAAARDELIQKALGAAEKARRWGDVIELEPMSAFDRRIVHRALKSDPDIETHSIEVEGSDLKVVQLRPRSS
- a CDS encoding YidC/Oxa1 family insertase periplasmic-domain containing protein produces the protein MDRRSLLLLTATCLLLVLWYPLMYRIYPPRPVITPTQPGSTTPALDGHLAPSGDLVAPSTLQPASPLRPGYADTGFRRSIGPVTEIVLENDEARYVFTSDGGGLKEVELKHFEDAIVCRERNRNVPVGSARMNRWASTPMFALLGVDPPGTQPAYDLIRSNDVVVARRDLGGDLRVIKEFRLGTNHVLNVTTRLQNWSAQTRDVPTQEWVFGTAGPLHPDENVMYLGLFENDGESNEHIGESWFANRTLGCFPGTPRSEYLGQRTNTVWAAVHNQFFATVVLPADRSARVFARHVDLPVTNGVPTRAPLPGYQAALLYRGEQLPPGQERVREFALYVGPKDYRTLSSLGNNADVVMGFDNYFGGRFSGFFARALLLAMNGLHALGLSYAFAIIGITVLVRLLFWPLMAASARTSKRMAALQPQIKELQEKYKDNPQKMNQKMLELWREHKINPASGCLPILIQFPILLGFYAMLQTAIELRGATFLWACDLSQPDTIAILPGLRFPINPLPLLMGATMLWQARITPMSPSMDATQQKILKYMPLMFMVFLYNFSAGLTLYWTVSNLLSILQMKLTRARDGKSPTLPTLPTAPQRPPGRRPNP
- the yidD gene encoding membrane protein insertion efficiency factor YidD, with translation MPPPFRRLGGISTDSTAPSAVRSLIAVLLRGYRWILSPLKGLLFGPAAQCRHVPSCSAYAEEAVLRHGVLRGGTLAARRLLRCHPWGTSGWDPVPPPPSLPPLGNAPSPTASP
- the rnpA gene encoding ribonuclease P protein component, coding for MTASPRFGLPSRRRLHGSGAFHRVRSRGERRTCGCLIANWLQQPACEPSTLGVVTSRRIGGAVQRSRARRLLREAFRLQQHHLRQGLILVLVARPSIAGKSLTTVVRDLRRCLRHSAVWVESQPTQPPLPPCAP
- the rpmH gene encoding 50S ribosomal protein L34, whose protein sequence is MKRQYQPSKIRRKRQLGFRARMSTKSGRTVIRRRRQKGRQRLTAV
- a CDS encoding SDR family oxidoreductase, with the translated sequence MGIETATGRPLEGRVWLIAGTTGIAAATAERAAAEGASICLVGRNPVHGETLKHRVRAQGVSCEWVLADLTEDDAGDRIVGACTGHFGRIDAAFNAAGISGRRYGDGPAHACTAEGWDAVMNTNARGLFLLCGALTRQMLRQPMGADGLRGSILNMASVLGWSPSPRHFGTHAYAASKAAILGFSRAMAAQYASDRIRVNAIAPALVRTPMSARAQQDAEIGAFLRTKQPLLGDFLTAEQVADAAVFLLGPRSVAITGDVLVVDGGWCVSEGQWR